A section of the Malus sylvestris chromosome 17, drMalSylv7.2, whole genome shotgun sequence genome encodes:
- the LOC126612499 gene encoding uncharacterized protein LOC126612499 has product MSVACGMECVVVLGCMRWVWRRCTYIGANDSSTWTSASPDEFDPVPRVCRLVLAVYEADLHNPHFIPTCGFRPNPDWVVKRVTYEQTDGQAPPYLIYVDHDHKELVLAIRGLNLVKESDYKLLLDNKLGMQMFDGGYVHHGLLKSAIWLLNEEGETLKRLWLENGSNYDMVFAGHSLGSGVAALLTVIVVNHRDRLGGVPRSKVRCYALAPARCMSLNLAVKYADVIYSVVLQDDFLPRTATPLEDIFKSIFCLPCFLFLVCLRDTFIPEGRKLRDPRRLYAPGRMYHIVERRCCRCGRFPPEVRTAIPVDGRFEHIVLSCNATSDHGIIWIEREAEKALLRMKESCSETVTTAPKVQKLERLRTFEKEHKDALERAVSLNVPHAVTPNEEAPEDQKLEEAPEIGNKSEDPADTKSKSTGGRASWDDVVEKLFKKESGHLLLKRDSNPPE; this is encoded by the exons ATGTCGGTGGCGTGTGGCATGGAGTGCGTGGTTGTGTTGGGCTGTATGCGTTGGGTGTGGCGGCGCTGCACCTACATCGGCGCCAACGACAGCTCAACCTGGACATCCGCCTCTCCCGACGAGTTCGACCCAGTTCCCCGTGTCTGCCGCTTAGTCCTCGCCGTCTACGAGGCCGATCTCCACAACCCCCACTTCATCCCCACCTGCGGATTCCGCCCCAACCCCGACTGGGTAGTCAAGCGCGTCACCTACGAGCAAACCGACGGCCAGGCGCCTCCTTACCTCATCTACGTCGACCACGACCACAAGGAGCTCGTCCTCGCCATTCGCGGCCTCAATTTGGTCAAAGAGAGTGACTACAAGCTCTTGCTCGATAACAAGCTCGGAATGCAGATGTTCGACGGTGGATATGTCCACCACGGCCTCTTGAAGTCGGCGATTTGGCTGCTTAACGAAGAGGGCGAGACATTGAAGCGGCTCTGGCTCGAAAACGGGTCCAATTACGATATGGTGTTTGCGGGTCACTCTTTGGGGTCTGGTGTGGCGGCGCTGCTGACTGTCATTGTGGTCAACCATCGGGACCGGCTAGGCGGAGTCCCCCGGAGCAAGGTGAGGTGCTATGCGCTTGCTCCGGCGCGTTGTATGTCGTTGAATTTGGCCGTCAAGTATGCCGACGTTATTTACTCGGTTGTTTTGCAG GATGATTTCTTGCCAAGAACTGCAACCCCTTTGGAAGATATTTTCAAGTCCATCTTTTG CTTGCCctgcttcttgtttttggtttgtttgagGGATACTTTCATACCAGAAGGTAGGAAGCTTAGGGATCCCAGAAGGCTTTATGCACCTGGTCGGATGTATCATATTGTTGAGCGCAGATGTTGCAG ATGTGGGAGGTTTCCTCCAGAGGTCCGAACTGCCATTCCTGTTGATGGGAGATTTGAACATATAGTCTTGTCATGTAATGCCACATCTGATCATGGAATTATCTGGATAGAAAGGGAAGCGGAGAAGGCTTTATTA AGAATGAAGGAAAGTTGTTCTGAGACCGTAACAACTGCCCCAAAAGTACAAAAACTAGAGAGGTTGCGGACCTTTGaaaaagaacacaaagatgcaTTGGAAAGAGCTGTCAGTTTGAATGTGCCTCATGCTGTAACGCCCAATGAGGAAGCCCCCGAAGACCAAAAACTGGAGGAGGCTCCAGAGATTGGGAATAAGAGTGAAGACCCTGCCGATACAAAGTCGAAGTCCACTGGTGGAAGGGCAAGTTGGGATGATGTGGTTGAAAAGCTTTTCAAGAAAGAGTCTGGGCATCTACTGCTAAAAAGAGATTCAAATCCCCCGGAATAG